A window from bacterium encodes these proteins:
- a CDS encoding glycosyltransferase: protein MSTPKLSVIIPVFNNLATLPRILELLEKQNKTMFHEVVAVDNGSTDGTLAFLYEQQKIKPGYLNVLVEGKRGAGSARNTGAMTAKSPILLFLGGDILPAENLLLRHYQVHLENPDPKIGCLGFVTWDRTLPPTPFMVYLEHGGPQNAFGEIAGKNFVDPRKYFYGSNISLKKKMFEDAGGFDTEHFSGYGWEDLELGIRLADRGFKLFYEPQARGWHSHKVTLENVERRMMNVGMGYVMLKKLHPNVEGLDLAIEHKKYWLRRLVFGGPIGLVVSFLASWCETRIVAKTLFRRAISLPFYIGVHQAMQKKGKSVDKVNS from the coding sequence ATGTCGACGCCTAAATTATCAGTAATTATCCCGGTGTTCAACAATCTGGCGACCTTGCCGAGGATATTGGAATTGCTTGAGAAACAGAACAAAACTATGTTTCACGAAGTTGTGGCGGTCGATAACGGTTCTACGGATGGAACGCTGGCTTTCCTGTACGAACAGCAAAAAATTAAACCTGGTTATTTAAATGTTTTAGTCGAAGGCAAGCGGGGTGCCGGGTCGGCCAGAAACACCGGCGCGATGACGGCCAAGTCTCCCATCCTGCTCTTTCTTGGGGGCGATATTTTGCCAGCCGAAAATTTACTATTGCGTCATTATCAGGTGCATTTGGAAAATCCGGATCCCAAGATTGGTTGTCTTGGGTTTGTTACATGGGACCGCACTTTGCCTCCCACACCCTTTATGGTCTATTTGGAACATGGTGGTCCGCAAAATGCGTTTGGGGAAATTGCCGGCAAGAATTTTGTCGATCCACGCAAGTATTTTTACGGGTCGAATATTTCCTTGAAAAAAAAGATGTTTGAAGACGCCGGTGGTTTTGATACTGAACACTTTTCCGGGTATGGCTGGGAAGATTTGGAACTGGGCATCCGGCTTGCCGACCGGGGTTTTAAGCTTTTCTACGAACCGCAAGCGAGAGGTTGGCATAGTCATAAAGTAACACTTGAGAATGTTGAAAGACGAATGATGAATGTGGGTATGGGGTACGTGATGCTCAAGAAATTACATCCAAATGTTGAAGGTCTCGATCTTGCTATTGAGCACAAAAAGTACTGGCTACGGAGGCTGGTTTTTGGAGGCCCAATTGGTTTAGTTGTCAGTTTTTTGGCCTCTTGGTGTGAAACAAGAATCGTCGCGAAAACACTGTTTCGGCGAGCAATTTCACTCCCGTTCTACATTGGTGTTCACCAGGCGATGCAAAAGAAGGGGAAAAGTGTGGATAAGGTGAATAGTTAG
- a CDS encoding glycosyltransferase yields MLSKDTFFVIVHWGSQELTQKAVLSVQAGAQADNNQIVVVENGMPSGVTSDLAKLISLPSNKGYAGGVNAGIHYALEKGAENILIMNNDLLYMAGSAEAMLAEVKKGFGCVGATVSEGQKEPTLAGGFVDWFRGRTHFVFNKQSIKKMHYVSGAFLLITKKCFLDVGDMPEVYFHTWEDVAWGFRMREKGWQLGFAETPVIPHLVSQSLSKSKLKTYYLVRNGALFVREYAPFWAKLWLIGLEPLRLLWARIRGREEIVKALRDARNNLGGRHAPATTPEVAPWATSGVVRGSVLSVIIVTHQSQNDIAACLKSVQKESVGLKTEIIVVDAGSTDDTKTVVHQSCTTAKYIQLRNVGFASAANLGASQATGDILLFLNPDAILMDGALSMLEQRFGGQNNIGIVGGFLMSAPETPEKWQAMPFPSLRNVLLSHFGRLNKTDLLFPQILYPVPCTLVPWVSGGALSIRKEDFINIGGFNERYFLYFEDVDLCRRMRDAGFGVYLDPQMRVLHQGGKSANQEQRVQAYDRSQGTYFLAHRPMWEYLALSVFRFFFRSWVELVIGLILVGIAVFGATTNHWLLISVLGIAVVAILATIKWPHVGLWLLAGSIVFGQTVRFSGGAINGTVTDFILPLVLVGLFYAVVARRRVPVLVDVVVRGWWLPVAVLPGILLAWQRLPVQDFVIAFSYCLRLFAILSLIPLVRVLRVSFSSARKTILMVAIVLVGLGFLQLLVLPSLPPQGDTFFSQLFLRYSGGGWDPHQLRLFSTWLDPNFLGMFFVMALALILGTCTAPGAEQGCSAPGAVQRFGLMLSGLVGLIIFTALALTRSRASFLALFAMLVVYFIFTKIKRIFVPVITVLVLALLLFPALSARIFVAPLADPTVQLRLQSWQQAIWHFENFPLFGMGYNAYGVEQMASGNVMNQNIHSLAGTDNFTLLVLATVGIWGVVILLFGMSRFVAGLIAGARQNQTEALSVLLVLIALFAHAQFIQSFTYIHLLLPVALLIGTNKRT; encoded by the coding sequence ATGTTATCTAAGGACACCTTTTTTGTTATTGTGCATTGGGGCAGTCAAGAGCTGACTCAAAAAGCGGTTTTGAGCGTGCAAGCTGGAGCTCAAGCGGATAATAATCAAATAGTAGTGGTTGAGAATGGAATGCCTTCAGGTGTGACTTCGGATCTTGCAAAACTAATTAGTCTGCCCTCAAACAAAGGATACGCGGGCGGTGTGAACGCAGGGATACATTACGCGCTGGAAAAAGGAGCGGAAAATATCTTAATTATGAACAATGATTTATTGTATATGGCGGGGTCGGCGGAAGCGATGCTGGCCGAGGTTAAGAAAGGCTTCGGCTGTGTTGGGGCGACTGTTTCAGAAGGTCAGAAAGAACCTACTTTGGCCGGCGGTTTTGTTGATTGGTTTCGTGGAAGAACACATTTTGTGTTCAACAAACAATCAATAAAAAAAATGCATTATGTGTCGGGGGCTTTTCTACTGATAACCAAAAAATGTTTTTTGGATGTCGGTGATATGCCGGAAGTCTATTTCCATACATGGGAGGACGTCGCCTGGGGTTTTCGGATGCGAGAGAAAGGTTGGCAATTGGGTTTTGCGGAAACACCTGTTATTCCCCATCTTGTGTCACAGTCGTTGTCGAAAAGTAAATTGAAGACTTATTATCTGGTGCGAAACGGCGCGTTGTTTGTGCGTGAATACGCGCCTTTTTGGGCGAAACTGTGGTTGATTGGTTTGGAGCCGTTACGTTTGCTGTGGGCGCGAATAAGGGGCCGAGAAGAGATTGTAAAAGCGTTGCGAGACGCAAGGAATAATTTAGGTGGGCGTCACGCACCTGCGACCACTCCCGAAGTGGCTCCGTGGGCCACTTCGGGAGTGGTTCGGGGTTCGGTTCTATCGGTCATTATCGTCACACATCAATCACAGAATGACATCGCCGCCTGTCTCAAATCGGTTCAAAAAGAATCGGTTGGATTAAAGACAGAAATTATCGTCGTTGATGCGGGGTCAACGGATGATACAAAAACTGTTGTACACCAAAGTTGTACAACGGCAAAATATATTCAACTGCGTAATGTCGGTTTTGCTTCGGCGGCAAATCTGGGCGCGTCGCAAGCAACAGGCGACATTCTCTTGTTTCTTAATCCTGATGCAATTCTTATGGATGGGGCGCTTAGTATGTTAGAACAACGTTTTGGGGGACAAAACAATATCGGTATTGTCGGTGGTTTCTTAATGTCTGCGCCGGAAACACCCGAAAAATGGCAAGCCATGCCATTTCCAAGTTTGAGGAATGTATTGTTGAGTCACTTCGGCAGATTAAATAAAACCGATTTGTTATTTCCTCAAATCCTGTACCCTGTACCCTGTACCCTGGTGCCCTGGGTGTCGGGTGGTGCTCTTAGTATAAGGAAAGAGGATTTTATCAATATCGGTGGATTCAACGAACGTTATTTCCTGTATTTTGAAGATGTGGATTTGTGCCGGAGAATGCGGGACGCGGGTTTTGGTGTTTACCTGGATCCGCAAATGCGGGTGCTTCATCAGGGAGGCAAGAGCGCCAATCAAGAACAAAGGGTGCAGGCTTATGATCGTTCGCAGGGGACATATTTTTTGGCACATCGGCCAATGTGGGAATATCTAGCGTTATCTGTTTTTCGTTTTTTCTTTAGGTCTTGGGTTGAGTTGGTTATTGGTTTGATTTTGGTGGGAATAGCAGTATTTGGGGCGACCACAAACCACTGGCTTTTGATAAGTGTTCTTGGGATTGCTGTGGTTGCGATACTGGCAACAATAAAGTGGCCACACGTCGGCTTGTGGTTGCTTGCCGGTTCAATCGTGTTTGGTCAAACGGTCCGTTTTAGCGGTGGTGCTATTAACGGCACGGTGACGGATTTTATTTTGCCATTGGTTCTTGTTGGTTTGTTTTACGCGGTTGTTGCTCGAAGGCGAGTGCCCGTCTTGGTAGATGTTGTGGTCAGGGGTTGGTGGTTACCGGTGGCAGTTCTGCCGGGAATTCTTTTGGCTTGGCAGAGATTGCCAGTACAGGATTTTGTTATTGCTTTTTCGTATTGCTTGAGATTGTTTGCGATTCTCTCGTTAATCCCATTAGTACGAGTACTGCGCGTGTCTTTTTCTTCTGCCCGCAAGACGATTCTTATGGTGGCGATAGTTTTAGTGGGGCTTGGTTTTTTGCAGTTACTGGTGTTGCCTTCCCTGCCACCCCAAGGAGATACATTTTTTTCACAACTTTTTCTTAGGTATTCCGGCGGTGGGTGGGACCCACACCAATTGCGCCTTTTTTCAACGTGGTTAGATCCAAACTTTCTAGGGATGTTTTTTGTGATGGCGCTCGCGCTGATTTTAGGCACCTGTACCGCTCCAGGAGCGGAGCAAGGTTGCTCCGCTCCTGGAGCGGTACAGAGGTTCGGCTTGATGTTGAGTGGATTAGTCGGACTTATTATTTTTACCGCCCTTGCGCTAACCCGTTCGCGGGCGTCATTCTTGGCTTTGTTTGCGATGTTGGTTGTCTATTTCATCTTTACTAAGATCAAGCGGATATTTGTGCCGGTCATTACCGTTTTGGTGTTGGCGTTGTTACTGTTCCCCGCTTTATCGGCACGTATTTTCGTTGCACCCCTGGCCGACCCCACCGTGCAGTTGCGTCTGCAATCTTGGCAACAAGCGATTTGGCATTTTGAAAATTTCCCCCTGTTTGGGATGGGATACAACGCTTATGGAGTTGAGCAAATGGCTTCGGGAAACGTGATGAACCAAAATATTCATTCCTTGGCTGGGACCGACAATTTTACTTTGTTAGTTCTTGCAACCGTAGGCATATGGGGTGTGGTGATTTTATTGTTTGGAATGAGTCGATTTGTTGCCGGACTAATTGCGGGTGCTCGCCAAAATCAAACGGAAGCCTTAAGTGTTTTGTTGGTTTTGATCGCTTTATTTGCGCACGCACAATTTATTCAAAGTTTTACGTATATACATTTGTTGTTGCCCGTTGCGCTTTTGATTGGCACGAATAAAAGAACATGA
- a CDS encoding O-antigen ligase family protein produces MITLFPAILIFMACFLFALTRPKIAIYLPLVFSSAYLVKAQIFGLPSTLLEIILVAVLLGVWVEFVINHRTDPGTEQPCSVPGSVRVVSRSTIIFCGLFLIGATISALIAPHPYTAWGYWKAMVVEPILYALTLFFLVEKEKRAEGIVRALLLGGLVSVILSLFTMGFGVDFGRFKGIYDVPNSLALIVAPLCAMSLVGSLLSWRGRFGLPATDPGTEQGCSVPGSVRLVARHKLVFALLAVVFGSVLIATQSLAGIIAVAIAVLVIILMENKGWKGFLVIALLIVLGLGLQISTGKLSHLFNQQSSSFIAREQIWYTASRMIKQHPILGTGLGTFEPSYQDELRRFSNFDLISPLEWVVRDPHNVVLSFWLNTGLLGLGAMVVLLVLALKRLIVALKETHDQYRIMFGVALLTLIIFGLFDVPYWKNDLALIWWVYLL; encoded by the coding sequence ATGATTACGCTCTTTCCGGCAATCCTGATCTTTATGGCTTGTTTTTTATTCGCGCTCACCCGACCTAAAATCGCGATTTATTTACCGCTTGTATTTAGCTCGGCGTATTTGGTAAAAGCGCAGATTTTCGGGCTACCATCCACCCTATTGGAAATAATTTTAGTAGCGGTTTTGTTGGGCGTGTGGGTGGAATTTGTGATTAACCATCGTACCGATCCCGGAACGGAGCAACCTTGCTCCGTTCCGGGATCGGTACGGGTAGTAAGCAGATCGACCATAATCTTTTGCGGATTGTTTTTGATTGGAGCGACCATATCTGCTTTAATCGCGCCACACCCGTATACGGCTTGGGGATATTGGAAAGCGATGGTGGTAGAGCCAATCCTTTACGCGTTAACGCTGTTTTTTCTCGTTGAAAAGGAAAAAAGGGCGGAGGGTATTGTTAGAGCGTTATTGCTTGGCGGGCTTGTAAGCGTGATTCTTTCGTTGTTTACGATGGGTTTTGGCGTCGATTTTGGGCGTTTTAAGGGGATTTACGATGTACCGAACTCGTTGGCGCTAATTGTTGCACCGTTATGTGCGATGAGTTTGGTTGGTAGTTTATTGAGTTGGCGTGGGAGGTTCGGTTTACCGGCGACCGATCCAGGAACGGAGCAAGGTTGCTCCGTTCCTGGATCGGTACGGTTGGTTGCGCGACATAAATTAGTATTTGCATTATTAGCAGTAGTTTTTGGTTCAGTTTTAATTGCGACGCAATCTTTGGCAGGCATAATCGCCGTAGCAATTGCCGTATTGGTCATAATTTTAATGGAAAATAAAGGATGGAAAGGATTTTTAGTGATCGCACTCTTGATTGTTTTGGGTTTAGGATTACAAATATCAACCGGAAAACTATCTCATTTATTTAATCAACAATCGTCGTCGTTTATTGCCCGTGAACAGATTTGGTATACGGCGTCTAGAATGATCAAACAGCATCCGATTCTGGGAACAGGACTAGGAACATTTGAACCAAGCTATCAAGATGAATTAAGAAGGTTTTCCAATTTTGACTTAATATCTCCTCTCGAGTGGGTCGTGCGTGATCCGCACAATGTGGTTTTATCTTTCTGGTTAAATACGGGCTTACTTGGGCTCGGCGCGATGGTTGTTTTGTTGGTGTTGGCTCTAAAAAGATTGATCGTCGCGCTTAAAGAAACGCATGATCAATATCGGATAATGTTTGGTGTGGCGTTGCTGACGCTAATCATCTTCGGCCTATTCGACGTCCCCTACTGGAAAAACGACCTGGCGCTGATTTGGTGGGTTTATTTACTTTGA
- a CDS encoding ATP-binding protein: MPLFSKKPDTSKQSAVLRQQKQKLEQHEKIFREGVATLRDIIAPSVLNITPRFVELSGEFVATLFTFTYPRFLQSTWLAPIINMDVELDISMFMYPLDSGTILKNLKKKVAQVQASIAMAQEKGQVRDPMLETAYQDIEELRDRLIQGTEKFFKLGIYFTVHGKDKKELDDAVARIEGVLEAKLIYVKPAIYQMEQGFVSTLPIGHDVLQVNTNMNTSPISTTFPFVSSDLTSNTGILYGINRHNNSLIIFDRFSMENANSVIFAKSGAGKSYTVKLEILRSMMFGIDVIAIDPENEYRYLAQATGGTFLRISISSEHRINPFDLPPLRDDDNPEDVLRETITHITGLIGIMADGLSAEEKSIVDQAVWETYALKDITPQSRTFNIEAPTLEDFYNILKDMDGGKDLALRIQQFVTGTYAGVFNRATNIDLGSQLVVFNLRDMEEQLRPMAMYVVLQFIWKRIRANMKKRILVIDEAWVLMQHEESAQFLFGIAKRARKYYLGVTTITQDITDFLTSRYGKPIVTNSSIQILLRQSPAAIDLIADTFYLTEGEKYLLLESDVGEGLFFAGLKHVAIKIVASYAEDQIITSDPRQVLEIEAARKEMAQDDMDSSNMGTGVIEPVSEVPVE; this comes from the coding sequence ATGCCTCTCTTCTCTAAAAAACCCGATACGAGCAAACAATCCGCTGTTTTGCGTCAACAAAAACAGAAACTTGAACAACACGAAAAGATTTTTCGCGAAGGTGTGGCCACACTGCGCGATATTATCGCGCCGTCCGTATTAAACATTACTCCGCGTTTTGTGGAACTATCCGGGGAGTTTGTGGCAACATTGTTTACCTTCACTTATCCGCGCTTCCTGCAATCAACTTGGTTGGCGCCAATTATCAATATGGATGTTGAGCTTGATATATCCATGTTCATGTACCCGCTTGATTCCGGCACAATCCTCAAAAATCTCAAGAAGAAAGTAGCCCAAGTGCAAGCTTCCATTGCGATGGCGCAAGAGAAGGGCCAAGTACGCGATCCGATGTTGGAAACCGCCTACCAAGACATCGAAGAACTGCGTGACCGTCTTATCCAAGGCACGGAAAAGTTTTTCAAGTTAGGTATCTACTTCACGGTTCACGGCAAGGATAAGAAAGAGTTGGACGATGCCGTTGCCAGAATCGAAGGGGTTTTGGAAGCAAAACTAATTTACGTAAAACCGGCTATTTATCAGATGGAGCAGGGTTTTGTGTCCACTCTGCCAATTGGTCACGATGTTCTGCAAGTGAACACGAATATGAATACATCCCCCATTTCCACCACTTTCCCGTTTGTCAGCTCCGACCTTACTTCCAACACCGGTATTCTTTACGGCATCAACCGCCACAATAACTCCCTGATCATCTTCGATCGCTTTTCGATGGAAAACGCCAACTCGGTGATCTTCGCCAAGTCCGGTGCCGGAAAAAGCTATACCGTTAAATTGGAAATTTTGCGCAGTATGATGTTCGGCATCGACGTGATCGCTATCGACCCGGAAAACGAATACCGCTACTTGGCACAAGCTACCGGTGGCACTTTCTTGCGTATTTCTATTTCTTCCGAACATCGCATCAATCCGTTTGATTTACCGCCGTTGCGCGACGACGATAATCCGGAAGACGTTTTGCGTGAAACCATTACTCACATCACCGGTCTAATCGGAATTATGGCGGACGGCCTCTCCGCGGAAGAGAAGTCTATCGTCGACCAGGCTGTCTGGGAAACTTATGCTCTCAAAGATATCACCCCGCAAAGTCGAACATTCAACATTGAAGCACCGACCTTGGAAGATTTCTACAACATTCTAAAAGATATGGACGGCGGGAAAGATTTGGCCCTGCGTATTCAACAATTCGTTACAGGAACGTATGCTGGCGTGTTCAACCGCGCAACCAATATTGATCTTGGATCACAGCTGGTTGTGTTCAACTTACGCGATATGGAAGAACAATTGCGCCCCATGGCCATGTACGTGGTTTTACAGTTTATTTGGAAGCGCATCCGCGCCAACATGAAAAAGCGCATTCTGGTAATCGACGAAGCGTGGGTACTGATGCAACACGAAGAATCGGCCCAGTTCTTATTCGGCATCGCCAAGCGTGCCCGCAAATACTATTTAGGCGTTACCACGATTACCCAGGACATCACCGACTTCTTAACATCACGCTATGGCAAGCCGATCGTTACCAACTCCAGTATTCAGATTTTATTGCGCCAATCGCCGGCCGCTATCGACCTTATTGCCGACACTTTCTATCTAACGGAAGGAGAGAAGTATCTGTTGCTCGAGAGTGATGTGGGGGAAGGCCTGTTTTTTGCAGGGCTAAAACACGTTGCCATTAAAATCGTGGCCTCTTACGCGGAAGATCAGATCATCACCAGTGATCCTCGCCAGGTTTTGGAAATTGAGGCAGCGCGTAAAGAAATGGCGCAAGACGATATGGATAGCTCCAATATGGGAACCGGTGTTATCGAACCCGTCAGTGAAGTACCTGTAGAATAA
- a CDS encoding four helix bundle protein, which produces MRSHKELIVWQKSFELTKAIYIATKKFPREEMYGMTSQMRRAAYSVPTNIAEGYRRSTKEYAYFLSVALGSASELETFLLLSRDLSYISENEMNILYNLNEEIIRMLYKIISGLRP; this is translated from the coding sequence ATGCGATCACATAAAGAACTCATCGTTTGGCAAAAATCTTTTGAACTGACCAAGGCTATCTATATAGCCACAAAAAAATTTCCAAGAGAGGAAATGTATGGAATGACAAGTCAAATGCGCCGCGCCGCTTATTCAGTGCCAACCAATATTGCCGAAGGATACAGAAGATCAACAAAAGAATATGCGTACTTCCTATCAGTTGCACTTGGTTCGGCTTCGGAGCTAGAAACCTTCCTTCTTCTTTCAAGAGATCTAAGCTACATTTCCGAAAATGAAATGAACATTTTATACAACCTAAATGAAGAAATTATTCGTATGTTATATAAAATAATCAGTGGACTGCGTCCTTAA
- a CDS encoding PrgI family protein: MPQQYQVPQFVDVEDKIFGPLDTKQFVMFIVAFLIIGALWVSPLPPQATIILAIPILIFTILLAFYKINGRSFTWYMYSIVHFFFTGKQFIWERRWEAETITLKKEALAKEERKNTPGAPIKKSFDGTRIQKLARILDTSGHTVNEDAEAPAGF, from the coding sequence GTGCCCCAACAATACCAAGTTCCCCAATTCGTCGATGTTGAAGACAAAATATTTGGCCCCTTAGACACCAAACAATTTGTCATGTTCATCGTGGCCTTTTTGATTATTGGTGCCTTGTGGGTCTCGCCACTGCCACCGCAAGCAACAATCATTCTGGCAATACCAATTCTTATCTTCACCATTCTCTTGGCCTTTTACAAAATTAACGGCCGTTCCTTCACTTGGTATATGTATTCCATCGTCCATTTTTTCTTCACTGGCAAGCAATTCATTTGGGAAAGACGCTGGGAAGCCGAGACCATCACGCTCAAAAAAGAAGCATTAGCCAAAGAAGAAAGGAAAAATACTCCTGGCGCGCCAATCAAGAAGTCCTTTGACGGAACACGCATTCAAAAACTAGCTCGCATTCTTGATACTTCGGGGCACACAGTGAACGAGGATGCTGAGGCTCCTGCGGGCTTCTGA